The DNA window GGCCTCGACCTTCAGGCCCTTGAGCTTGCCGGTCTTATGGGCGGTGATCGGCTGTTCCATCTTCATGGCCTCCAGGACCAGCACCAGGTCACCTTCCTCGACCTTCGCGCCCTCCTTGGCGGCCAGCTTCACCACAGTGCCCTGCATAGGAGAGGTCAGCTGGTCGCCGGAGGCGCCGACGGCGCCTCCGGAGCGGCGCGCCTTGCGCTGCTTCTTGGCCCCGGCCGGGCGTCCGCCGAGCTTGCCTGCGGAGAGGGACTCGGGAAGATTCACGGTGACCCGCTTGCCGTTGACCTCCATGACCACGGACTCGCGGCCCTCGGTCGACTCAGCGCCGGGGTGGGCGGTCAGCGTGTTGAACGGCTGGATGGTGTTGTCGAACTCCGTCTCGATCCACCGGGTGTGCACGGAGAAGGACTCCGGGATGCGCTTGCGGGCGGCAGGGGTGGCGGCCTTCTGGCCCACCTCGGGAGCGAAGGCCGGGTCCTCCACCACAGCGCGATGGAAGGGCAGCACAGTGGGCATGCCCTCCACCGTCATCTCGGTCAGGGCGCGCTTGGCGCGGCGCAGCGCCTGCTCACGGTCGGCGCCGGTGACGATCAGCTTGGCGACCATGGAGTCGAAGGATCCGGAGATGGTCTCACCGGCACGGACGCCGGAGTCCACACGGACCCCGGGGCCGGTGGGCAGCTCGAAGCGGTCCAGAGTGCCCGGTGCGGGCATGAAGTTGCGGCCCGGGTCCTCGCCGTTGATGCGGAACTCGAAGCTGTGGCCGCGGACCTCCGGGTCGTCGTAGCCGAGCTTCTCGCCGCGCGCGATCCGGAACTGCTCGCGGACCAGGTCGAGGCTGGCGACCTCCTCGGAGACCGGGTGCTCGACCTGCAGGCGCGTGTTGACCTCCAGGAAGCTGATGGTGCCGTCCTGGCCGATCAGGAACTCACAGGTGCCGGCGCCCACATAGCCGGCCTCCTTCAGCAGCGCCTTGGAGGCCCGGTAGAGCTGCCGGTTCTGCTGGCGGCTCAGGAAGGGGGCCGGAGCCTCCTCCACGAGCTTCTGGTTGCGGCGCTGCAGGGAGCAGTCTCGGGTGGAGACCACCACGACGTTGCCGTGCTCGTCGGCCAGGCACTGAGTCTCCACGTGGCGGGGCCGGTCCAGGAACTTCTCGATGAAGCACTCGCCGCGGCCGAAGGCGGAGACGGCCTCACGGACCGCCGACTCATAGAGCTCGACGATCTCCTCCTTCTCGCGGACCACCTTGATGCCGCGTCCGCCGCCGCCGTAGGCGGCCTTGATCGCGATGGGCAGGCCCTGCTTCTCGGCGAACTTCACGACCTCATCGGCGTCTTTGACCGGTTTCTTGGTGCCCGGGGCCAGGGGAGCGCCCACCTTCTCGGCCAGCTGGCGAGCCGAGACCTTGTCGCCCAGGGTCTCGATGGCTTCCGGGGAGGGGCCGATCCACACCAGGCCGGCGTCGATCACGGCGCGGGCGAACTCGGCGTTCTCGGAGAGGAAGCCGTAGCCGGGGTGGACGGCATCGGCGCCGGTGGCCCGGGCTGCCTCCAGGATCTTGTCGATGACCAGGTAGCTCTCGGCCGCGGAGGATCCGCCCAGGCTGAAGGCCTGGTCGGCCATCTTCACATGCACGGCCTCGCGGTCCGGCTCGGCGTAGACGGCCACCGCGGTCAGGCCTTCGTCGTGGGCTGCGCGGATCACGCGCACAGCGATCTCGCCGCGGTTGGCGATCAGCACCTTGGAGAAGTCGGTCATCGTCGTGGTCGCTCCTGCTCTAGCTCGTCTGAAACTCTGTGATGTCGTGGTCCAGGCGCTCCAGCAGCCGCCCCAGGGCAGCGGTGGAGACGCCGATGACCGATTCCCGGTCGCCGTCGACCCTCTCGATGTGCTCGGCGGCCTGTCCCTCCAGGGTGAAGGCCCCGGCGCAGTTCAGCCCCTCGCCGGACTCGGCGTAGGCGCGGATCTGCTCGTCGGTGGGCTGGCCGAAGGCGATGTCCGAGGACACGGTCTCCGCCGCGGCCGTCAGCTCGCCGTCCACTGCCAGGGTGCCGCCGGTGAAGACGCCGAAGGCCCGGTCCAGCCAGCTGGTGGCCGTCCGCAGAGAGGCCCCGGTGGTGTCCACCAGCCAGTGACCGGTGTGCAGGGTTCCGGTGTTCCCGCGCATCTGCTGCCAGCGCTGCACGGCCACCTCCACCTCATAGGGCTTGCCGTAGGCAGCGCCGTCGAGTTCGAACACCGAGTCGCAGCCCAGCACCAGTGCGTTGCGGGCCTCGTTGCGGGAGGCGACATCCTCGGCCTTGGTGCGGGCCAGCATGAGGGCCTCATCAGCGGGGCTCAGCGGCCCGGCGTTCTCCACGTAGGTCTCCACAGCGGCGCGTTCGTCCACATCGGAGACGACGACGTCGAACTCGATCCCCGCCGCGGAGAGGATCTCCTTCCGGGCGGGCGAGGCCGAGGCCAGGATCAGCCGGGGCATGCGTCCGGTGCTGCCGGGCCCGCGGCTCATCGCAGTCCTCCTGCGTTCTTCCAGGAGTCTGGGCCCGGGCGTCCCCACAGGCCCAGCCGGTTGAAGGAGAGGCTGCGACGTCGCTGCAGTCGGCGGTCCCGGGGACCGGTGCTGCCGGCGTCGTTGTCCTGGAGAGGGTCCGCGGCGGCCAGCTTCCCGACGACGGCGGAGACGGCGGCCAGCTCCTCCTCGGTCAGCTCAGCTCCGGACACCGTCAGCAGCGGCTGCTCATCCTCGTTGTTTGGGCGCAGATGTGCCGTCTCAGCGGCCTCGTCGGCCTGGGACGGCAATTCTCCGCCCAATCGATGGGTGTGGGCAGGCTCAGTCACAGCGGGATGTTTCCGTGCTTCTTGGCGGGCAGGGACTCACGCTTGTGGTAGGTGGCACGCAGGGCCTGGGTGATCTGCCAGCGGGTCTCGGCGGGCTCGATGACCGCATCGATGTAGCCCAGTTCGGCGGCCTGGTACGGGTTGAGCAGCTCGGCCTCGTAGTCGGCGATCAGCTCGGAGCGCTTGGCCTCCAGATCCTCGCCGTTCTTCTCGGCCTCAGCCAGGTTCCGGCGGTAGAGGATGTTGACCGCGCCCTGAGCACCCATCACGCCGATCTGCGCGGTGGGCCAGGCGAGGTTCACATCGGCGCCGAGCTTCTTGGAGCCCATCACGATGTAGGCGCCGCCGAAGGCCTTGCGGGTGATCACCGTGATCTTCGGGACGGTGGCCTCGGCATAGGCGTAGAGCAGCTTGGCGCCGCGGCGGATGATCCCGCCGAACTCCTGGTCGGTGCCGGGCAGGAAGCCGGGCACGTCCACCAGGGTGACCACCGGGATGTTGAAGGAGTCGCAGAAGCGGACGAAGCGGGCGGCCTTCTCGCTGGCGGCGATGTCCAAAGTTCCGGCGAACTGGCTGGGCTGGTTGGCGACCACGCCCACGCTGCGGCCCTCC is part of the Nesterenkonia lacusekhoensis genome and encodes:
- a CDS encoding Maf family protein, yielding MSRGPGSTGRMPRLILASASPARKEILSAAGIEFDVVVSDVDERAAVETYVENAGPLSPADEALMLARTKAEDVASRNEARNALVLGCDSVFELDGAAYGKPYEVEVAVQRWQQMRGNTGTLHTGHWLVDTTGASLRTATSWLDRAFGVFTGGTLAVDGELTAAAETVSSDIAFGQPTDEQIRAYAESGEGLNCAGAFTLEGQAAEHIERVDGDRESVIGVSTAALGRLLERLDHDITEFQTS
- a CDS encoding acyl-CoA carboxylase epsilon subunit, coding for MTEPAHTHRLGGELPSQADEAAETAHLRPNNEDEQPLLTVSGAELTEEELAAVSAVVGKLAAADPLQDNDAGSTGPRDRRLQRRRSLSFNRLGLWGRPGPDSWKNAGGLR
- a CDS encoding acetyl/propionyl/methylcrotonyl-CoA carboxylase subunit alpha, producing the protein MTDFSKVLIANRGEIAVRVIRAAHDEGLTAVAVYAEPDREAVHVKMADQAFSLGGSSAAESYLVIDKILEAARATGADAVHPGYGFLSENAEFARAVIDAGLVWIGPSPEAIETLGDKVSARQLAEKVGAPLAPGTKKPVKDADEVVKFAEKQGLPIAIKAAYGGGGRGIKVVREKEEIVELYESAVREAVSAFGRGECFIEKFLDRPRHVETQCLADEHGNVVVVSTRDCSLQRRNQKLVEEAPAPFLSRQQNRQLYRASKALLKEAGYVGAGTCEFLIGQDGTISFLEVNTRLQVEHPVSEEVASLDLVREQFRIARGEKLGYDDPEVRGHSFEFRINGEDPGRNFMPAPGTLDRFELPTGPGVRVDSGVRAGETISGSFDSMVAKLIVTGADREQALRRAKRALTEMTVEGMPTVLPFHRAVVEDPAFAPEVGQKAATPAARKRIPESFSVHTRWIETEFDNTIQPFNTLTAHPGAESTEGRESVVMEVNGKRVTVNLPESLSAGKLGGRPAGAKKQRKARRSGGAVGASGDQLTSPMQGTVVKLAAKEGAKVEEGDLVLVLEAMKMEQPITAHKTGKLKGLKVEAGKTLSAGEVIATIE